Proteins encoded within one genomic window of Salipaludibacillus agaradhaerens:
- a CDS encoding ThiF family adenylyltransferase gives MSENWARYSRQMLFSPIGQTGQKKLSNSKVLIIGMGALGTVIANHLTRAGVGQLVFCDRDYVELSNLQRQLLFDEEDVKQSLPKAVAAEKKLKRMNSDIKIEGYVTDISSTNMEDYLSEVDVVIDGTDNFYTRYLMNDAAFKHTIPYIYGGAVSSRGMGAVFIPGKTVCLRCIFPAFDGNGQTCDTIGVLSPTVDMVASLQALNCLKLLTGNAHTIPEKLVTFDLWKNEQISMGMPKPNPTCPTCQLKEYPALGNEDQGHMTTLCGRDTVQIHYTSSHDLTYWEKTLRGISTTIKKTPFLLKVDLHEGERFVLFPDGRTLVQGTEDIGRAKALYTKYLGL, from the coding sequence ATGAGTGAAAATTGGGCACGTTATTCAAGACAAATGCTTTTTTCTCCAATAGGACAAACTGGTCAAAAAAAACTTTCCAACTCAAAAGTACTCATTATCGGAATGGGGGCATTAGGTACAGTTATTGCAAATCATTTAACTAGGGCAGGTGTAGGGCAGCTTGTGTTTTGCGACAGAGATTATGTGGAATTAAGTAACTTACAGAGGCAATTGTTATTTGATGAAGAAGATGTGAAACAGAGTTTACCTAAAGCAGTGGCTGCTGAAAAAAAATTAAAAAGAATGAACAGTGATATAAAAATTGAAGGATACGTTACTGATATTTCATCCACTAATATGGAAGACTATTTAAGCGAGGTAGACGTCGTAATTGATGGCACGGACAATTTTTACACAAGGTATTTAATGAATGATGCTGCCTTTAAACATACTATTCCATATATTTATGGAGGAGCAGTCAGCTCCAGAGGAATGGGGGCTGTGTTTATTCCTGGAAAAACAGTGTGTCTTCGCTGTATCTTCCCTGCATTTGATGGAAATGGACAAACGTGTGATACTATTGGCGTTCTTTCTCCTACTGTTGATATGGTCGCAAGTTTACAAGCGCTAAATTGCTTAAAATTATTAACGGGAAACGCTCATACAATCCCAGAAAAATTGGTGACATTTGATCTCTGGAAAAATGAGCAAATATCAATGGGAATGCCTAAGCCAAATCCAACATGTCCCACGTGTCAACTTAAGGAATACCCGGCATTAGGAAACGAGGACCAAGGTCATATGACAACACTATGTGGGAGGGATACAGTACAAATTCATTACACTTCATCTCATGATTTAACTTATTGGGAAAAAACTTTAAGAGGAATAAGTACGACCATTAAAAAGACGCCATTTTTACTAAAAGTAGACTTACATGAAGGAGAAAGATTTGTATTGTTTCCTGATGGTAGGACGCTTGTACAAGGGACGGAAGATATTGGAAGGGCGAAAGCGCTTTATACCAAATATTTAGGATTATAA
- a CDS encoding MFS transporter yields the protein MKNLVRTMVGDIELNKEIKLLLLIGGLYALSVALSNTFVNVYLWKQSEDFVSLSIYNLFIVIMQPITFVLAGRWAKKIDRITVLRLGVIFLSGFYLTVLMLGENAGNYLVLLGILLGIGYGFYWLSFNVLTFEITEPETRDFFNGFLGLLNSFAGMIGPISAGLVITHMEKLTGYNMIFSLSLGLFVVAVILSFFLKRRPAAGRYKLLNVFRLRKQSFNWRRILYANFFQGLREGSFAFVVIVWVFVSTGSELAIGTYGLIASGISFISYYLVGRFLPKSFRKKAILVGSIFLYAAVFIIVFDQNFSLLITYGIVISMAYPLLLVPYLSITYDVIGSSENAEELRIEYIVIRELYLNGGRIISILVLLLAIWQMGEKTGIPFTLLLLGSGELLLFWMMKSITLPSGKKEQ from the coding sequence ATGAAAAATTTAGTCAGAACAATGGTTGGCGATATTGAATTAAATAAAGAGATTAAATTATTACTATTAATCGGCGGGCTTTATGCATTAAGTGTTGCACTGTCTAATACTTTTGTTAACGTTTACTTGTGGAAACAAAGTGAAGATTTTGTCAGCTTGTCGATATATAATTTATTTATTGTCATAATGCAGCCCATCACGTTTGTACTAGCTGGTAGATGGGCAAAAAAAATTGACCGGATTACGGTTCTAAGGTTAGGTGTCATTTTCCTATCGGGCTTTTATTTAACGGTCTTAATGCTTGGAGAAAATGCTGGTAATTACCTTGTGTTACTAGGTATATTGTTAGGGATTGGTTACGGTTTTTATTGGCTCTCTTTTAATGTCCTGACGTTTGAGATAACGGAACCAGAAACGAGGGATTTCTTTAACGGATTTTTAGGTTTACTTAATTCGTTTGCCGGTATGATAGGCCCTATATCAGCAGGGTTAGTCATTACACATATGGAAAAGTTAACAGGGTATAACATGATATTTTCGCTTTCTTTAGGGCTTTTTGTAGTTGCTGTCATTCTTAGCTTTTTCTTAAAGCGGCGTCCAGCAGCAGGGCGCTATAAGTTGCTGAATGTTTTTCGCCTTCGAAAACAGTCTTTTAATTGGCGGCGTATATTATATGCTAATTTTTTTCAAGGTTTGAGAGAAGGCAGCTTTGCATTTGTTGTCATTGTTTGGGTCTTTGTCTCTACTGGTAGTGAATTAGCTATAGGCACCTACGGGCTTATTGCGTCAGGAATTTCATTTATAAGTTATTATTTAGTAGGCAGATTCTTGCCAAAATCCTTCCGTAAAAAAGCTATTCTTGTAGGAAGTATTTTTCTATATGCAGCTGTGTTTATTATTGTGTTCGATCAGAATTTTTCTCTACTCATTACATACGGTATCGTGATTTCCATGGCGTACCCACTGTTACTGGTCCCTTATTTATCGATTACGTATGATGTGATCGGTTCTTCCGAAAATGCTGAAGAGTTGAGGATTGAGTATATTGTTATTAGGGAGTTATATTTAAACGGTGGGAGAATTATCTCCATTCTCGTGCTTCTTCTAGCTATTTGGCAAATGGGGGAAAAAACGGGTATTCCGTTCACCTTGTTATTGTTAGGTTCGGGGGAATTGCTATTGTTTTGGATGATGAAATCAATTACCTTGCCAAGTGGGAAAAAGGAACAGTAA
- a CDS encoding endolytic transglycosylase MltG, giving the protein MASKHTFRGIAAGLFLCGSLLAAIYYVQPETFFAISNGSDEAIEDDNSATQEIVEEIKRENEELHIQIEELKAVVDNEVNEDESVIEADPLYISILSIEQGMTSKDISHKLETLNIVQSAQEFEAALSDRGVAQQLQIGDYTLDSTMTLDEIIDLITSQ; this is encoded by the coding sequence ATGGCTTCTAAGCATACATTTCGTGGAATAGCAGCAGGCTTATTTTTGTGTGGTTCTCTTTTAGCAGCTATTTATTATGTGCAACCCGAAACGTTTTTTGCTATTTCCAACGGATCAGACGAAGCTATTGAAGACGATAATAGTGCGACCCAGGAAATAGTTGAAGAAATAAAGAGAGAAAATGAAGAACTGCATATACAAATTGAAGAACTAAAAGCAGTAGTTGACAACGAAGTTAACGAAGACGAATCAGTAATCGAAGCCGATCCTTTGTACATCAGTATTCTCTCTATTGAACAGGGAATGACATCAAAAGATATTAGTCATAAGCTTGAGACACTTAACATTGTTCAATCAGCCCAAGAGTTTGAAGCGGCATTGAGTGATAGAGGCGTCGCCCAGCAACTGCAAATTGGCGATTATACGCTAGATAGTACGATGACACTAGACGAGATAATCGACTTAATTACGTCACAGTAA
- a CDS encoding iron-sulfur cluster biosynthesis family protein, which produces MKLELSEVAIQQLKNEGMSAETNVLFLQYETDGCGCVVSGVPKLVELSPEELTKEEDISIIETEPAPYRAAIQKRVEWVYDDNLIIDYSSAANMFQLKSPNQMINPRLKFDSLKQTS; this is translated from the coding sequence ATGAAACTTGAGTTGTCAGAAGTTGCAATTCAGCAGTTGAAAAATGAAGGCATGAGTGCTGAGACAAATGTTCTCTTTCTCCAGTATGAAACAGATGGGTGTGGCTGTGTCGTAAGCGGTGTCCCAAAACTGGTAGAATTAAGCCCGGAAGAATTAACTAAGGAGGAAGACATCTCAATTATTGAAACAGAGCCTGCTCCTTATCGTGCTGCTATCCAAAAGCGAGTGGAATGGGTGTATGATGACAACCTCATAATTGATTATTCTTCTGCAGCAAATATGTTTCAATTAAAGAGCCCAAATCAAATGATTAATCCGCGACTTAAGTTCGATAGTCTTAAACAAACAAGCTAA
- a CDS encoding superoxide dismutase gives MAFSLPELPYAHDALQPHIDQETMEIHHGKHHNTYVTKLNGALEGHSNLASKSLEDLLANIETLPESIRGAVRNNGGGHYNHTFFWKIMSPDGGGTPTGELAEAITSTFGSFEAFKEEFKNAALNRFGSGWAWLVVNNGKLEITSTPNQDNPIMEGKTAILGVDVWEHAYYLKYQNKRPDYVEAFFNVINWDEVAKHYSEAK, from the coding sequence ATGGCATTTTCTTTACCAGAACTACCATACGCACACGACGCATTACAACCTCACATCGACCAAGAAACGATGGAAATCCACCACGGCAAACACCATAATACGTATGTAACAAAGTTGAATGGTGCTTTGGAAGGGCATAGTAACCTTGCTAGCAAAAGCTTAGAAGATTTACTTGCGAATATTGAAACATTACCTGAGAGTATTCGCGGGGCTGTTAGAAATAATGGTGGTGGACACTATAATCACACTTTCTTTTGGAAAATCATGTCTCCAGATGGCGGGGGTACTCCTACTGGAGAGCTTGCAGAGGCTATCACTAGCACCTTCGGAAGTTTCGAAGCTTTCAAAGAAGAATTTAAAAATGCCGCATTAAACCGATTTGGTTCTGGATGGGCATGGCTTGTTGTCAACAATGGTAAGCTTGAAATTACGAGTACTCCAAATCAAGACAATCCTATTATGGAAGGTAAAACAGCCATTTTAGGGGTTGACGTTTGGGAGCATGCTTACTACTTAAAATATCAAAATAAACGTCCTGACTATGTTGAGGCATTCTTTAACGTCATCAATTGGGATGAAGTTGCAAAACATTATAGTGAAGCAAAATAA
- a CDS encoding DUF4352 domain-containing protein, translating into MEKFLIALTLSSIFIITACSDQNNNGAEAFNNDELAESLEPGTFTTIKKEDIDFTETSGDMDITINSIEVAEFIYNEEFYGYYDGPTEATAIIFDLSIENTSDDDLIINPAQSTITTNTGNQIDASFDFTDTSFMNGEFFGNVTKNGKVYFLTDKIDDDINSVRWIMNGVTNEDYRELGEKIDLDIDL; encoded by the coding sequence ATGGAAAAATTTCTAATTGCATTAACGTTATCCTCCATTTTCATCATTACCGCATGTAGCGACCAAAACAATAATGGTGCAGAAGCATTCAATAACGATGAATTAGCAGAATCACTGGAGCCTGGCACCTTTACCACAATTAAAAAAGAAGATATTGATTTTACGGAAACTAGTGGAGATATGGATATTACTATTAACTCAATTGAAGTGGCTGAATTTATCTATAATGAAGAATTCTATGGTTATTATGACGGTCCTACTGAAGCGACAGCCATTATTTTTGACCTGTCGATAGAAAATACTTCCGATGATGACTTAATCATAAATCCAGCACAATCTACAATTACTACGAATACAGGCAACCAAATTGATGCATCTTTCGATTTTACAGATACTAGCTTTATGAATGGTGAATTTTTTGGTAATGTCACTAAAAACGGTAAAGTTTACTTTTTAACTGACAAAATAGATGATGACATTAATTCAGTGAGGTGGATTATGAACGGAGTAACTAACGAAGACTATCGAGAGCTTGGTGAAAAAATTGATCTAGATATTGACTTGTAA
- a CDS encoding peptidoglycan D,D-transpeptidase FtsI family protein — protein MSEKKGQKPHLPVRLNILFFVVFLLFSALILRLGIVQIVQGEEYQEELERTVNISHPVEAPRGLIYDRYGNILVDNELLLTVTYTNRNTTQEEMLEVAARLNEFITMEYDGDLEGRFERDRKEYWTLLNKDEFEAFLPMSEAGDMTDEDIHKERLEQITEDHLSQLTDEEIEIFFLWREFNSGYNNLPHKVMQGIEYEEAAQIIEHIEELPGVDIIRDSTRKYVYGDTLRGVFGSVGAIPRDNIDEFLSLGYERNEEVGRSYLEAQYESVLRGNKGEIENFTDQSGNLLRNAEEKLGSRGNDLVLTLDMELQQLVQDAIENEVTSGNARFIEEKDAFVVMMDPNTGDVLSMAGYSSDLGTFTQAYEAGSSIKGATVLAGLDTGVIGPGSVIYDRPITLPGSPPISSVNNLGPVDDLTALERSSNIYMVEIAMRIIGYVPGVSGRNWGDLNPGFNTLRSYYNQFGLGIETGIDLPNEFSGMNGGNPTRAGAAGSYLFLSFGQFDTYTTMQLAQYVSTIANDGYRVAPRIVQEIRQPGSGRDELGAISQQVETKILNYLDVDSNHLNRIQQGFYRVVHGNQGTARAYFRNVGVDVAGKTGTAQVMVNGEKGNNQTFVGYAPYDDPEVAIAVIVPGTRTEHTAGVANRIAEKSLEAYFDLKENRNGPEVSDDGGEIEEIDNTPSN, from the coding sequence ATGAGTGAAAAAAAAGGGCAAAAACCTCATCTACCTGTACGATTAAATATACTTTTCTTTGTCGTGTTTTTATTATTCTCTGCGCTAATTCTTCGGTTAGGTATCGTGCAGATCGTCCAAGGGGAGGAATATCAAGAAGAGCTGGAGAGAACGGTTAACATTAGTCATCCAGTGGAAGCTCCGAGAGGCCTTATTTATGATAGGTATGGAAACATCCTTGTTGATAATGAATTACTCCTGACTGTTACTTATACGAACCGAAATACGACCCAAGAAGAAATGTTGGAAGTGGCAGCTCGCCTCAATGAATTTATTACGATGGAATATGATGGTGATTTAGAAGGTCGATTTGAAAGGGACAGAAAGGAATATTGGACCCTCTTAAATAAGGACGAATTTGAAGCGTTTCTACCTATGAGTGAAGCGGGAGATATGACAGATGAAGATATCCATAAAGAGCGCCTTGAGCAGATTACTGAAGATCACTTATCCCAATTAACAGATGAAGAAATTGAAATATTTTTTTTGTGGAGAGAATTTAATAGTGGCTATAATAACTTGCCGCATAAAGTGATGCAAGGTATTGAATATGAAGAAGCTGCTCAAATTATCGAACATATTGAAGAATTACCAGGTGTCGATATCATTCGCGATTCAACAAGGAAATATGTTTACGGGGATACATTGAGAGGTGTCTTTGGCAGTGTTGGAGCGATCCCTAGAGATAATATTGATGAATTCCTTTCATTGGGATACGAGCGAAATGAAGAGGTTGGAAGAAGTTACCTCGAAGCTCAATATGAGTCTGTTTTACGTGGCAATAAAGGTGAAATCGAAAATTTCACGGATCAGAGTGGTAACTTGTTAAGAAACGCTGAAGAAAAATTAGGAAGCAGAGGGAACGATTTAGTTCTTACACTTGATATGGAGCTACAACAACTAGTCCAAGATGCGATTGAAAATGAAGTTACAAGTGGTAATGCAAGATTTATTGAGGAAAAAGATGCATTTGTTGTTATGATGGATCCGAATACTGGCGATGTTCTCTCAATGGCTGGGTATTCCAGTGATCTCGGCACATTCACACAAGCTTATGAAGCGGGGTCCTCTATTAAGGGAGCGACAGTACTGGCTGGTTTAGATACAGGGGTGATTGGACCAGGTAGCGTTATATACGACAGACCGATCACATTACCAGGATCTCCTCCTATCAGCTCAGTAAATAACTTGGGACCTGTCGATGATTTGACAGCATTGGAGCGATCGTCCAATATTTATATGGTTGAGATTGCCATGAGAATTATCGGCTATGTTCCTGGAGTGTCAGGTAGAAACTGGGGGGATTTAAACCCTGGTTTTAATACGCTTCGTTCATACTACAATCAATTTGGTCTAGGAATTGAAACAGGTATCGATTTACCAAATGAATTCAGCGGCATGAACGGTGGGAATCCAACGAGAGCAGGGGCAGCCGGCTCATATCTTTTCTTGTCATTTGGACAGTTTGATACGTATACGACGATGCAGTTAGCTCAGTACGTATCAACCATTGCTAACGATGGTTATCGTGTGGCACCAAGAATCGTACAAGAAATTCGGCAACCTGGTTCTGGCAGAGATGAACTAGGCGCCATTTCTCAGCAAGTTGAAACTAAAATATTAAATTATTTAGATGTGGACTCTAATCATTTAAATCGTATCCAACAAGGGTTTTACCGAGTTGTTCACGGAAACCAGGGTACGGCGAGGGCATATTTCAGAAACGTTGGTGTTGATGTGGCTGGAAAAACAGGAACAGCCCAAGTAATGGTGAACGGAGAAAAAGGAAATAACCAAACATTTGTCGGTTATGCCCCTTATGATGATCCAGAGGTAGCCATTGCGGTCATTGTCCCAGGAACCCGTACAGAACATACTGCTGGTGTCGCTAACAGGATTGCAGAAAAATCTTTAGAAGCGTACTTTGATTTAAAAGAAAATAGAAACGGACCAGAAGTATCTGATGATGGGGGAGAGATTGAGGAGATCGATAACACGCCGTCAAATTAA
- a CDS encoding HAD family hydrolase, producing MRWELVAFDLDNTLFSHEDAFECAIKQCFKIFQDKIDTNLHTVDEDTFFSLFKFNCDNYWEDYEQDKLTRSEYRRKRFCKTMTALELPSTNDLADAFHHYYDSIIDDYSVPFPGLQDLLQTISNQQVKLAIMTNGNVKTQSNKIKKLGILHAFERKNIFISEEIGFTKPDKQFFKWVETELNVFSSRCIFVGDSWELDVVGAVDAGWEAIFFNNRGEQRTTGHPVLKEVTTFKDLKSELIRLVTEGRTL from the coding sequence ATGAGATGGGAGTTAGTCGCATTTGATCTAGATAACACCTTATTTAGTCATGAAGACGCTTTTGAATGCGCAATAAAGCAGTGCTTTAAGATATTTCAGGATAAAATTGACACCAACTTGCATACAGTAGATGAGGATACGTTTTTCTCTTTATTTAAGTTTAACTGTGATAATTATTGGGAGGACTATGAGCAAGATAAACTTACTAGGAGTGAGTATCGCAGAAAAAGATTTTGTAAGACGATGACGGCGTTAGAGCTCCCTTCAACTAATGACTTAGCGGATGCTTTTCATCATTATTATGACAGTATTATAGATGATTACAGTGTGCCATTTCCAGGTTTACAGGATTTATTACAAACCATCTCCAATCAACAAGTAAAGCTTGCAATAATGACAAACGGCAACGTGAAAACACAGTCCAATAAAATTAAAAAATTAGGAATTTTACATGCTTTTGAACGTAAAAATATTTTTATCTCTGAAGAAATAGGCTTTACTAAACCTGATAAACAGTTTTTTAAGTGGGTTGAAACGGAATTGAATGTTTTTAGTTCGAGATGTATTTTTGTTGGTGATTCTTGGGAACTTGATGTTGTGGGAGCGGTTGATGCTGGATGGGAGGCCATCTTCTTTAATAACCGGGGAGAACAGCGAACGACAGGTCATCCTGTACTTAAAGAGGTTACTACATTTAAAGATCTAAAAAGTGAATTGATAAGATTAGTGACGGAAGGAAGAACATTATGA
- a CDS encoding DUF4352 domain-containing protein, which translates to MRKLLTVLSLSSLLVLAACGESENQTNAANNANNENETNLNEGNNNSETNNNENNTNNEESGDFETQVGETIENEAGVFTLHARQHNIDTIETGPIVLDLPQVNAASGEITDQMVAELVGSEEMDYVQVDVEVENTSDEDVTFFVSQATISTNTGEQLERDMLLSDHIDGEMMAGTKHSGSFFFILENSSAEDIETIRIKMSAPINDDWDELGEEIDLEIEL; encoded by the coding sequence ATGCGTAAATTATTAACAGTTTTATCTTTATCATCTTTGCTTGTCTTGGCTGCATGTGGAGAATCTGAAAATCAAACAAATGCAGCAAACAATGCCAACAATGAAAACGAAACTAACTTAAACGAAGGAAATAACAATTCAGAAACTAATAATAATGAAAATAATACTAATAATGAAGAAAGTGGCGACTTCGAAACACAAGTTGGAGAGACTATTGAAAATGAGGCTGGTGTATTTACCCTTCACGCAAGACAACATAACATTGACACGATCGAAACAGGGCCAATCGTTTTAGATCTTCCACAAGTAAATGCCGCCTCTGGAGAAATCACCGATCAGATGGTCGCTGAATTAGTAGGTAGTGAAGAAATGGATTACGTACAAGTCGATGTTGAGGTTGAAAACACATCTGATGAAGATGTTACTTTTTTTGTGAGCCAAGCTACTATCTCCACTAATACTGGTGAACAATTGGAAAGAGATATGCTTCTTTCAGATCACATTGATGGAGAGATGATGGCTGGAACGAAGCATAGTGGTAGCTTTTTCTTTATACTTGAAAACTCTAGTGCTGAGGATATAGAAACTATTCGTATTAAAATGAGTGCTCCTATCAATGACGATTGGGATGAACTAGGAGAAGAGATTGATCTAGAGATTGAATTATAA
- a CDS encoding 5-formyltetrahydrofolate cyclo-ligase, which yields MTKSEWRQWIKEKLYKYPETIQVKETQLIHEKLFSHSVWKQASTIGVTVSIKNEINTLPIIEQAWQEGKQIVVPRCRRSDNSLLFYHLTCWEELQESFYGLQEPDVNKCSLRKRCDIDLVIVPGLVFDEKGYRIGYGGGYYDRFLTGECPFSTISLCYEFQVTKTLPIDTYDRPVNWLVTPERVIKTNSEKQ from the coding sequence ATGACTAAATCAGAATGGCGCCAATGGATTAAAGAAAAGTTGTATAAGTACCCTGAAACGATCCAAGTTAAAGAAACTCAGCTGATTCATGAAAAGTTATTTAGTCATTCCGTGTGGAAACAGGCTTCAACCATTGGAGTAACAGTTTCAATAAAGAATGAGATTAATACACTACCTATCATTGAACAAGCGTGGCAAGAAGGTAAACAAATTGTTGTACCGAGGTGTCGACGCTCTGATAATTCATTACTTTTTTATCATTTGACATGTTGGGAGGAGTTACAAGAAAGCTTTTATGGATTGCAGGAGCCTGATGTAAACAAATGTTCATTAAGAAAGAGGTGCGATATTGATTTGGTTATTGTGCCAGGACTCGTATTTGATGAAAAGGGCTATCGAATTGGTTATGGAGGAGGTTACTACGACCGCTTTTTAACAGGAGAATGCCCTTTTTCAACGATTTCATTATGTTATGAATTTCAAGTGACTAAGACACTACCTATAGATACATACGATCGACCAGTGAATTGGCTTGTGACGCCTGAAAGAGTGATTAAAACAAATTCAGAAAAACAATGA
- a CDS encoding L-lactate dehydrogenase, whose protein sequence is MYGTKTSRVVIIGTGFVGSSYAFSLINQNITDEMVLIDLNKEKTEGDAMDLNHGIPFGYPTKIWAGEYSDCKDADVVVITAGANQKPGETRLDLIEKNVNIFKGIVGAVMDSGFNGIFIVATNPVDVLSYATWKFSGLPMERVIGSGTLLDTARLRFLLSDYFDIDSRNIHGYIIGEHGDTELPVWSQTRIGSELIYSFMEKYKPDGKQEDLDSIFVNVRDAAYHIIERKGATHYAIAMGLARLTKAVLRNEHSILTVSTLLQGEYGLNDLYIGVPAIVSHNGIEKIVEMELADDEMEKLHHSANVLKSAMAPVFNK, encoded by the coding sequence ATGTATGGTACTAAAACGTCAAGAGTTGTTATTATTGGAACGGGGTTTGTTGGATCCAGCTATGCTTTTTCATTAATCAATCAAAACATAACCGATGAAATGGTGTTAATTGATTTAAATAAAGAAAAAACTGAAGGGGATGCTATGGACCTGAATCATGGGATCCCATTTGGCTACCCAACTAAAATTTGGGCCGGTGAGTATTCAGATTGTAAAGACGCCGATGTGGTTGTGATTACAGCAGGTGCTAATCAAAAGCCTGGAGAAACACGATTGGATTTAATTGAAAAAAATGTCAATATATTCAAAGGGATTGTTGGAGCTGTTATGGACAGCGGATTTAATGGTATCTTCATCGTAGCTACAAATCCTGTAGATGTGCTATCATACGCTACTTGGAAATTCTCAGGCCTACCTATGGAGCGTGTGATTGGTTCAGGTACATTGTTAGATACTGCACGTCTTCGTTTTCTTTTAAGTGATTATTTTGATATAGACAGCCGTAATATTCATGGTTATATTATTGGAGAACATGGTGATACTGAATTACCTGTTTGGAGTCAAACGAGAATTGGGTCTGAACTGATTTATAGTTTTATGGAGAAGTACAAACCGGATGGGAAGCAAGAAGATCTTGACAGTATTTTTGTCAATGTTCGAGATGCTGCTTATCATATTATTGAGCGAAAAGGTGCCACACATTATGCCATTGCGATGGGACTTGCTCGATTAACAAAAGCTGTATTAAGGAATGAACACTCAATTTTAACTGTATCAACTTTGCTTCAAGGTGAATATGGTCTTAATGATCTCTATATTGGTGTCCCTGCGATTGTGTCCCATAACGGAATAGAAAAAATAGTTGAAATGGAATTAGCCGATGACGAAATGGAGAAGCTCCATCATTCTGCTAATGTATTAAAAAGTGCCATGGCACCAGTTTTTAATAAATAA
- the rpmG gene encoding 50S ribosomal protein L33 produces MRVQVTLACTETGDRNYITTKNKRTNPDRMELKKYSPRLARHTLHRETK; encoded by the coding sequence ATGCGTGTACAAGTTACTTTAGCTTGCACTGAGACAGGCGATCGTAATTACATTACGACAAAAAATAAACGTACTAATCCGGACCGTATGGAACTTAAAAAGTACAGCCCGAGATTAGCCCGTCACACATTACATCGTGAGACAAAGTAA
- a CDS encoding DUF92 domain-containing protein: protein MTILLLLCVVILALTAWKKDALTERGVIASVVVGAFISIGTSLAGLLLLGAFFISSSIIGRVLKNVIADNGIEDKGETRDEKQVLANGGMAALASLAFLITGENLWLTGLIGSLAAANSDTWASSIGKMSPSPPTLVLSRRRALPGQSGGTTLLGHIAGLLGSTFIILVAFSVNLFSFLGEMPLLMWLILIVAGYAGQYSDALAGRFLQSLYKCPHCGALTEKTTHCLIEADLVKGFPRVTNDIVNVVGTFTGLVIGMVAGYLLNI, encoded by the coding sequence GTGACTATTTTATTGTTATTGTGTGTTGTAATACTAGCCCTAACAGCATGGAAGAAGGACGCTTTAACTGAGAGAGGGGTTATAGCAAGTGTGGTTGTAGGTGCTTTCATTAGTATAGGAACATCTTTAGCTGGTTTGCTACTGTTGGGAGCTTTTTTCATATCTTCTTCGATCATTGGAAGAGTTCTAAAAAATGTAATTGCAGATAACGGTATAGAAGACAAAGGAGAAACGAGAGACGAAAAGCAGGTATTAGCTAATGGAGGGATGGCAGCTTTGGCCTCATTAGCATTTTTAATTACTGGAGAGAACTTGTGGCTCACTGGTTTAATCGGTTCCTTGGCTGCAGCAAATAGTGATACGTGGGCTTCTTCCATTGGAAAAATGAGTCCTTCTCCCCCCACATTAGTATTAAGCAGACGTCGGGCTCTACCAGGACAATCTGGGGGAACAACTCTATTAGGTCACATTGCAGGTTTATTAGGGAGCACCTTTATCATTCTTGTTGCCTTTAGTGTGAACCTGTTCAGTTTTCTAGGGGAAATGCCACTTTTAATGTGGCTAATTCTTATTGTGGCTGGCTATGCAGGGCAATATAGCGATGCTTTAGCAGGTAGGTTTTTACAATCGTTATATAAATGTCCTCATTGTGGCGCACTTACAGAAAAAACGACTCACTGTTTAATAGAGGCCGATTTAGTTAAAGGATTTCCACGGGTAACAAATGATATTGTAAATGTCGTGGGTACCTTTACGGGTTTAGTAATCGGTATGGTGGCTGGTTACCTTTTAAATATATAG
- a CDS encoding sodium:proton antiporter, which yields MRWLTSFIAIVMATLILRYRYRVLNKLLSKRWLRRLSVAMLMRIPAVREKMIYETFR from the coding sequence ATGAGATGGTTAACATCTTTTATTGCTATTGTTATGGCGACTTTAATCCTAAGATATCGCTATCGTGTTTTAAATAAACTATTGTCAAAAAGATGGCTGCGTCGCTTGTCGGTAGCAATGTTAATGAGAATTCCTGCTGTTAGAGAAAAAATGATTTATGAGACCTTTAGGTAG